A region of the Chloroflexota bacterium genome:
GTCTGCCTGTCGATGCAGAACCAGGGGTCTATACGGTGGCCGTCGTCGTCTACGACCGGGAGACGCTGGCGCCGCATCCTGATTTGACCGGTCGCCTCAGCACCCCGTTGACAACCGTACTGGTTCATGCCGATAGTCAGACTGGAAGCTGAACTTCTAGCAGCTTGGCGAAAATAGACAGGTGGTTAAAGACCGTCCCTACCTCTGGTGAAGGACCTTGGTAACTATATGGTTTTCTAGCCCGTAGTGTACTGGCACCGTCGCTCCCGCGGGCCCCTTCGGGGTGCACGGAAAAGCGGGAGCCCAGAAAGATGCTGTGCTGTCTGGGTCTTCAGGTGCACCGGGATGAGAGGTTCGCTCGGTGGGTTCTTCGTATCTTCGTCCGACTTCGCGGCTTCGTGATCCAAACGCCGGGCCTGGGTAGTGACCGAAATTCGAATAAGAGGCGATGCTGGAACGGGTGCGATGGCCGGCAAAAAGTAGGCGATCCTTGCGGTTTTCCTGGTGGACTATCAGGCCGGTTGTGGTAAAATGAGCGGAGAATGCCGAAAAGAAAAATCCCCAGACATGAGCCTGGGGATCCCAAACGTAACGATGGTCGGGGCGAGAGGACTTGAACCTCCGACCTCACGGACCCGAACCGTGCGCGCTACCGGACTGCGCCACGCCCCGACATCCCGATCATTATATCAGTTGCGCCAGGTTTTGGCAAACAGGCAGCATGCCGGCATGTCAGAATAGCATAATGATATCTTGACATAATAATATTCTGGCATAATGACATAATTCTCCCCCAAGGACCTCACCATGTCCCTTCAAATCGGAATCGTCGGCCTGCCCAATGTCGGGAAATCCACCCTCTTCAACGCCCTGACCGGAGCTGGCGCCGCGGTGGCCGGCTATCCCTTCACTACCATCGATCCCAATGTGGGCGTGGTTCCGGTGCCCGACGAACGCTTAACCCAACTGGCGGCACTGATCGATCCGGAGAAGGTGGTGCCGGCCACGGTTGAGTTTGTCGATATCGCCGGCCTGGTCGCCGGGGCCAGCCAGGGCGCCGGCCTGGGCAACCAGTTTCTTGGACACATTCGCAACGTTGATGCCGTCGCCATGGTGGTGCGCGCCTTCCAGGACCCCGATGTACCTCACGTGAGCGAGGAGTTGCATCCCCTGGCCGATATAGCCACGCTGGATACCGAACTGCTATTGGCCGATCTAGCAACCATCGAACGGCGCCTGGAAAAGATCGCCGTGCAGTCCAAGGCCAATCCGCGGGAGGTCGCGGCCGAGACCGAAGTGCTGCAACGCGCGCAGGCACACGCGGACGAGGGGAATCTGCTCTCTTCCCTTGTGCTCGACGAAGTAGAGCTGGCGCTGATGGGTTCCCTCGATCTGCTCACGGCCAAGCCCCGGCTGTATGTTATCAACGTGGGCGAGGATGACCTGCCCGCTGGCGGCTCGCTGGCGGATGCCGTTCGTGCCAGGGCTGTTGCTGAGGGCGCACAGGTCGTGGTGCTGTGCGCCGATTTGGAAGCTGCTCTTTATGACTGGCCGGCCGACGAGGCACAGGAATACCGGCGCGACCTGGGTTTGAACGAGCCCGGTTTACATTCCCTGATCCGGGCGGGATTCCGATTGCTCGACCTGATCACCTTTTTCACTGCGACCGGCGGCAAGGTCCTTCACGCCTGGGAACTGGGGCAGGGAAGCACCGTATATGAGGCGGCGGGCAAGATCCACACTGACATGCAACGGGGGTTCATTCGCTCCGAGGTTGTGCCACAACCCCAGTTGATCGCCGCCGGTAGCTTCCACCACGCGCGGGAACAAGGGCATCTGCGCCTGGAAGGCAGAGACTACGTCGTTCAGGATGGGGATGTCATTCATATCCGTTTCGCTGTGTAGGAATCGAGTTTCATCTGCCCTCCACAGTTTTTTGCCAACCACCAGCACCTGTGTTACACTCTTTCCGTGCAGCGAGGGACCTGGATACCCTTTCCAGCCCTCGTTACTTTTCGCCTGTGGCCCGGTGGTTCCTCTATGACCGCCTGTAGATCACAGGTATACCCTGGGAAAGGAGGAAACTGCACGCGTGAATACCTATGAGTTGATGTATATTGTTCACCCTGAGGCAGACGAGGACGCAGTGACCGGAATCTCCGAGCAAGTTGCGTCGTGGGTCAGTGCCGAGGGCGGCGAGGTGCTCAAGAGCAACGTCTGGGGCAAACGCAAGCTGGCTTACGCCATCGACAAGCAAACGGAAGGTACTTATGTGGTTGCCGATCTGCAGCTGCCCGTTTCGGGCCTGCCCGAATTCGAACGTAATCTCAAATTGCATGAGCAGATCTTGCGCCATTTGATCGT
Encoded here:
- the ychF gene encoding redox-regulated ATPase YchF, coding for MSLQIGIVGLPNVGKSTLFNALTGAGAAVAGYPFTTIDPNVGVVPVPDERLTQLAALIDPEKVVPATVEFVDIAGLVAGASQGAGLGNQFLGHIRNVDAVAMVVRAFQDPDVPHVSEELHPLADIATLDTELLLADLATIERRLEKIAVQSKANPREVAAETEVLQRAQAHADEGNLLSSLVLDEVELALMGSLDLLTAKPRLYVINVGEDDLPAGGSLADAVRARAVAEGAQVVVLCADLEAALYDWPADEAQEYRRDLGLNEPGLHSLIRAGFRLLDLITFFTATGGKVLHAWELGQGSTVYEAAGKIHTDMQRGFIRSEVVPQPQLIAAGSFHHAREQGHLRLEGRDYVVQDGDVIHIRFAV
- the rpsF gene encoding 30S ribosomal protein S6 gives rise to the protein MNTYELMYIVHPEADEDAVTGISEQVASWVSAEGGEVLKSNVWGKRKLAYAIDKQTEGTYVVADLQLPVSGLPEFERNLKLHEQILRHLIVRPGN